One part of the Anser cygnoides isolate HZ-2024a breed goose chromosome 9, Taihu_goose_T2T_genome, whole genome shotgun sequence genome encodes these proteins:
- the AMMECR1L gene encoding AMMECR1-like protein codes for MGKRRCVPPLEPKLAAGCCGVKKPKLSGSGTHSHGNQATTVPGSSSGPLQNHQHTDANNGRENVSDLTLGPGNSPITRMNPTSGALSPLTRPNGTANSTKNLVVTAEMCCYCFDVLYCHLYGFPQPRLPRFTNDPYPLFVTWKTGRDKRLRGCIGTFSAMNLHSGLREYTLTSALKDSRFPPLTREELPKLFCSVSLLTNFEDASDYLDWEVGIHGIRIEFINEKGVKRTATYLPEVAKEQDWDQIQTIDSLLRKGGFKAPITNDFRKTIKLTRYRSEKVTISYAEYMASRQHCFQNGTLHAPPLYNHYS; via the exons ATGGGAAAAAGACGCTGTGTTCCTCCACTTGAGCCCAAGCTGGCAGCTGGCTGTTGTGGGGTAAAGAAGCCCAAATTGTCTGGGAGTGGAACGCACAGTCATGGGAATCAGGCCACGACGGTACCGGGCTCCAGTTCAGGTCCTCTTCAGAACCACCAGCATACAGACGCGAACAATGGAAGGGAGAACGTATCTGACTTGACTTTGGGCCCGGGAAATTCCCCAATTACTCGAATGAATCCCACTTCAGGAGCTCTGAGCCCACTTACTCGGCCCAATGGAACTGCCAACAGCACCAAGAACCTGGTGGTGACAGCGGAGATGTGCTGCTACTGCTTTGATGTACTCTACTGTCATCTCTACGGTTTCCCTCAGCCACGACTTCCTCGATTTACCAATGACCCCTA tcCACTCTTTGTGACGTGGAAGACGGGGCGAGACAAGCGGCTTCGTGGCTGCATCGGGACCTTTTCAGCCATGAATCTTCACTCAGGACTCAGGGAATACACATTAACCAG TGCACTTAAGGACAGCCGATTTCCACCCCTGACCCGCGAGGAGCTGCCCAAACTCTTCTGCTCTGTCTCCCTCCTCACTAACTTTGAGGATGCCAGTGACTACCTGGACTGGGAG GTTGGGATCCATGGGATCAGAATAGAGTTCATCAATGAGAAAGGTGTCAAACGCACAGCCACATATTTACCTGAGGTTGCTAAGGAACAAG aCTGGGATCAGATCCAGACCATAGACTCCTTACTCAGGAAAGGTGGCTTTAAGGCTCCCATTACCAATGATTTTAGGAAAACGATTAAGCTCACCAG GTACCGCAGTGAGAAGGTGACAATCAGTTACGCGGAATACATGGCCTCCCGTCAGCATTGTTTCCAGAACGGCACTCTTCATGCCCCCCCCCTCTACAATCATTACTCCTGA